A stretch of Chionomys nivalis chromosome 2, mChiNiv1.1, whole genome shotgun sequence DNA encodes these proteins:
- the LOC130866233 gene encoding 60S ribosomal protein L36a-like: MVNVPKTRRTFCKKCGKHQPHKMTQYKKGKDSLYAQGKWRYDRKQSGYGGQTKPIFRKKAKTTKKIVLRLEGVEPNCRSKRMLAIKRCKHELGGDKKRKGQVIQF; this comes from the coding sequence ATGGTGAACGTTCCTAAGACCCGCCGGACATTCTGCAAGAAATGTGGCAAGCACCAACCCCACAAAATGACCCAGTACAAGAAGGGCAAAGATTCTTTGTATGCCCAGGGAAAGTGGCGTTATGACAGGAAACAGAGTGGCTATGGTGGGCAGACTAAGCCTATTTTCCGCAAAAAGgcaaaaactacaaagaagattGTGCTGAGACTGGAAGGTGTGGAGCCCAACTGCAGATCTAAGAGGATGCTGGCTATTAAGAGATGCAAGCATGAACTGGGTggtgataagaagagaaagggccaAGTGATCCAGTTCTAA
- the Sdhaf1 gene encoding succinate dehydrogenase assembly factor 1, mitochondrial: MSRPSRLQRQVLSLYRELLRAGRGKPGAEARVRAEFRQHASLPRSDVLRIEYLYRRGRRQLQLLRSGHATAMGTFVRPRGPAEEPGDTATPGTTRKDSDGPKSPCEGAGAQETLSDGR, encoded by the coding sequence ATGAGCCGGCCCAGCCGGCTGCAGAGGCAAGTTCTGAGCCTGTACCGAGAGCTGCTGCGCGCCGGGCGAGGAAAACCGGGCGCCGAGGCGCGGGTGCGAGCCGAGTTCCGGCAGCACGCCAGCCTTCCGCGCTCCGACGTGCTGCGTATTGAGTATCTGTACCGCCGGGGACGGCGCCAGCTACAGCTGCTGCGTTCCGGCCACGCCACGGCCATGGGTACCTTCGTGCGCCCGCGGGGCCCGGCGGAGGAACCCGGCGACACGGCAACCCCAGGAACCACGCGGAAGGATAGCGATGGCCCAAAGAGTCCTTGTGAAGGTGCAGGAGCACAGGAGACGCTATCCGATGGACGGTGA